DNA sequence from the Brienomyrus brachyistius isolate T26 chromosome 18, BBRACH_0.4, whole genome shotgun sequence genome:
TAAAGGCCTTGTGCCATTTAGGATGCTCTAGTTGAGTATTGTGGACGTCTTCACATCTTCTTTGCACTGCATCTTTGCACTGCATCTTTGCACTGCATCTTTCTTTTGTACCGTGTTTATTTGTCCGCACTTCATGTTCCTCGCCACCGTATGCAGCAGAATTTCCTCCTGGCATCAACAAGTTCATCTTATTTCATCTTACAAGAACATCATTTGGCTGCCTGTCCGGGCACCTTTCGCTCTACCGTCGGGCTGAAAGAGCGTGCTGGCGAGTGCTGACGCAGGGAGCTCGTCCACCGGTACGGATTCCAACGGATTTCCTTTGGAGCTCGGCTCCTTGAATAGAAAACGTGGAGGGAGGCCTCTAAGTCACCCCTCAGATCCAAAGAGCCAGAGAAATGGCAAAAGGAAACGCTATgggcatttttcatattttaaaaagctCGCTTGGGACTGGCTGCCTTCAAAACAAGGTAAATTGCAATCGGCAACCTTTTCTCTTACTGCGGAAATGGGCCTCACTTTCGTACCCCAAGGAAATTCCTGGACTTCTGGCACAAAGAGCAATGATCCTCCTAAAGCATCAACCAGACTGAAAGAAAAACAGTGGCAAgtttaaaaaaagagagagaatctCCTCCCTTCAGATAAGACCTTTCAACGACTATAAGTCAGTCCTATACTGGCCCTCGCTGTCTGTAAAGCCGAAAGGCAGCCCGCTCACATGGTCAGTGAGCCAGTGTTACTAAGTGGGAGTCCAGCTGATCACAGGCAGGAGCAGGTCTGTTATTTTTCGGGAAATACACTCAAAAAGTCACTCCCGCCCTcgctagtgtagtgactgtttgtggccaacagggggccccctacAAATGCATAGTTTGAGATCTCTTACTGGGTCGACCATTACGGGACACGCTTTGTGTCACCACACCCAGACACTAAAAGCAAAGGAGAAGGAGGGGTCACCCAAGTTGAGCCCCTCACCTGACCCGCACATGGGAACCGCACTTTTTcatgaaaagacacaaacggaggaggcgtggggggggggggttaataaaATCCAGCTCTTCCAGTCCTCAGATCTTTTCATCCTCAGCAGGGTCTGCCAGAGTTTAGGGGGGTCCCTGCCAAACACAACAGCAGCCAGCGTGGGGAACAGTGCAGCCCTCATACCTGAGAGGGTGGAAGGGGGTGGAGtcaagaggtcagaggtcaccggTCACCACTTCCTGTGAGCATTCACACCATCATCATACTGGAGCAATTAACATAAGGGAGGAAAATTCCAACATAATTACAAGATAAATGTTAATATTTATAGTTTGGGGTCGTCAAGAGACAGATCCAACACTCTTCTCCTGACGTCAGTACTTCCATAAGGGAGCAGTTTTTGCGTATCTTATAAATATATGTCTATATGATTGACCTCGTGACCCTGACTAGgatgaaaggatggatggatggatttcaacTGCAAAGAAAGCAGGTATCACGAAGCAGCTCAGGACCATCACTGTGCCCCTACACCCCCGCACCCCAGTTACTCACAGCTGTGTTTGCCAGCAGTAGTAGGAGGAGGAGTGGACGTCGTTGCTCGGGTGCAACGCTGCAGTATCACCTCAACATGCCGCCCCACAAATCCTGCCTGCATGCTGGGTTCCATCTGTCGTACAGCATGTTAAACACTATAGCACTGATTCAgagcctttaaaaaaaaaccataaCTGTATCCTACACAGCACTCAGCCGACCGATTAAATCTAAACACTGACCGACTTCCTGGTTCAGCTGGCTGGGGGGCGTCGGCACGCTTCACGAACCCAGTTAACACCACGTGGAGGACCGGACCCCCACCCAGAAGTCTGACCCTGAATCAGAGGAGCGGGGCAGTGCTGAGAGACGGGCCTGCGGGAGATGGAGGCCAGAGGGCAGGCTGCTGGTTAGCacgatctggggggggggggggggggggggggtttgggaagGCCCCATcaaagtgggtggggggggcagcaacaCCCCAGTTCAGGCCCTGAAGCTGTAAGGAAgaaccctcccccccatccctgcACACAGCTGCGTCCTGCGCTGAATGTTTAGACGCTTATTCCAACGTCCCAGACACACccatcaagggggggggggctgctaccGTTTACCTGCAGCCGTGATCTGAAGTGAGAGTGGTGGGCAGCATTCGGCATCACTAGACCGTTTGGGTGGTGGCTACAAGACATGGTATACCCAAGCTGCCCACCAAAGGGTGAGGAGAACACAGTCGCCCGCTCGGGCAGCCCGAAGGGTGTGTGTCAGCTGAGGGCTCCAACACGCTTTCATGTGGCTTTGTGACGACCCGCGAGGGCCACGGTCTCAAGCTGCCCGGGTGTGGGCCAGAAACCGTGCTGGCTCATGCAGCCAAGATCCAGCCCATTTAGCACATTAAACACCATCTCTGTGCTCTTTCCAGAACTGCTGATCCGACAGAGGGGGGCAGGGAACCTGGAGCCCATGCCAGGAAAGAGAGAGACACAAGCAGGGGGCACTCACAGCACAAGCACAAGGTAAATGCATTTGGaccatgatgggaaggagattcaaacccacaacctcctCATCCAGTTGTGCTTCACCTCAAATAGCAGACCACCAGGCTCACTGACACCCTTCTGGGGAGATCTCAGCGGTCAGTACTCACGGCACACACCCTCAACGGCACCGTCACTAATTGGGCCATTGAGGTCAGAACCAAAGATTAATACGCTGTGTGTTCCCTGGAGGGTGAAACCCCAAAACTTTTCCTGCGGAGCGGTCACGCTTGTCTTCATTAGAATCGGCATTACAAACCGCCCCTAGCAGAACATCGTCAGATAAGCCTGTCCTTCAGGGCCGGGTCAGGCTGCCCCCCAGATGGCAGGAGACTTGCACCCACTCAGGCTGTCGACTCTGTGGAGCCTTTccgcaagcacacacacacgcgcacgcagCTTGTACGTGTGAACAAACAGACGTTATGGTTTAAAGAGCATTCCCGTACACACACAGCTTGCGCCGGAGACCTGTCAGATGTAGTGACCTAATGAGGTTGTCTGATCCACTATTGTGCCAGCCTGCTGCACTAATTaaaaccagcagggggcggtcaGTGACGGCAAATGCTCACAGACCAACAAACACGTCCAATTTAGGGTtttagcttgggggggggggtttacgaCCCCATCACAGTGGTAGCCTCAATTCTTCAAGGGTCCCTGTACAGACACATTCCAGGATTTAAACAAATCATCACTCTGGTCAAAAGGGCAGGATCTACCCACGGCAGCAGGGCAAGGGTAAGCTCTGTTTCCAGTAATCAGCGAGTCCGGCAACGAAAAGATCCCCTCCTTCCTATGGAGACTTGGACACAGTTAGAAAAATTGGGATATCAATCTGCCCCTAACCCTTCACACAAAATACCACACTGTTCCCCTCACACAATCCTCACGGGACAGAAAGTCACTGTTTGACTcccgccccccccttccctggcATCAAAAGCCACTTTACATGGGTCTACAGACCAGAGTGACATACACCCACTAAACAAGGAACACAaagccagcccccccacccataaTAAACAGTGGGGCATCGCTGAATCATTCTGATTTGAAAAGCGACATTCATTCATCAGAGCCGTGACTGCAAAACCGGGATCAATAGGCCTGACGGCCGCCGCATCTCGAACTCCAGCTACGGTGATCAATCACGCAGAAGCTAAAAGGTAACAAGGGGGACACAAACAATGGAGAGGCGAGCgaataaaaactaaaataagAGCAGTGTTCTCAACGCAGCAgattcatcacagctgtcttccTTTACCTCGTTATGCAACAAATTTGTTTTGCATAAAGTCAGAGTCCGACGCATCCACAGCAGTTTTACCCACGCTTATTAATTTATCAGATTTACACAGAGAGGAGCCTCAAATCACACGAAACTCAGTCTGCCACTCAGAGGACACTTCCATAATGCAagaaatcaatccatccatccatccatccatcacatggcacaaggCACAAGCTGGGATACCAAtccgtcacaggacacacaaaTACTAACTTACCAAATATTTTATTCAAAGTCTGATCAGAAGTTAAGGAGCAGAGATATATGAATTCAGTGttacttttaagtattaaaACTTATACAATCTGATTGCAGAGCCAGTGAGGCCTGCACATGCTCACTGCATGAGTCTTTGCTTTCTGGTTGCTTATCAGAAATACCATAAGTGCTGTAAAAGCGTCTAACTGTTGCACATTGTTGAACATGGCGGTTGCATGACCCTGTGGGTGAAAATGCGTCACGGTCTGTTGGAGTTCCCTGGAAAAGACCCAGAAGTTTCCAGTAAGGAAGCAAAGTCAGAGGGGAATTCCTATCAGGCTGCATGGACCGCGCACTGCAGGCGTGCCGCACCCTCCACCCTCGCCAGTGCTACTCTGGAATGTGGGATGCTCCTAGGCCTCCTGTTCCTGTCACGGCCGCTGCCGACGGACGGCTGGACTCAGTCCAAGACGACCCCTTCAGGCAGCTCCACCACCACCGGGGCGCAGTCCTCAAGGTCCACATCGAAATCCCACCGGAACTTTTTGGTCAGGTGGGCCTTGAAGCCCTCCGCCCGCTTCCGGAGCACGGCGTCCACCTCGGGGCCGCTGGTGAACTGGAAGAAGTCCTGCCGGGACAGAGAGAGCGGAAGGAAAGACGCAGAAAACCAGCGTGACTCCAAATCCGTGACTCCAAAAAACTCTAGACTGTTATTATGGAAACCTAAAGAAAAGCTTTAACTGTTCAAGCTATTTACGTTAAAATGTAATGCTCGTCTTACCTTAATTACTACTGTTCAtttcacaaaaatatttagTCACAGGTTAGATTGACCAAACAACACATTGTACTGCTTTTATGATTTGACTGATGTCGCATCTCATTTCAGACCAGGACAGCTGATTCCCCACAAGGCACCTGGTCAGATGGGGTCCAGCTCACTCACAAAGATTTGCCAAACAAAGTCTGTTCATCAAAAAAGCGAACTGCCAATCACCATAACAGAAAAACAGCCTTCATAAAAGGAAAATCAAAACTGATATTTCCTACATCCCAGCGTCGTTTCCGGAGAAGCCATAAATACATCAATCAGTTTACAGAACGACCGCATAAATGCACTCGTTCACAGCTACTGccattaaaacacacacatttaaatataaatgcaaaAAGCTTCTTATAGAGACATTACATGACATATGTTGAACGTTTAACAGTAAATTTGTTGCATCTCCTCTGTCCTGCCCGACAGGTATTTTATATACAATAAACAGTTTAATACTTtatgttttttatatttatataaatatgacAAACACTGGGTCTGTACCTGCAGTGTGCTGGTCAGGAAGTTCTGCTGCGACACGATGTCCACGAAGAAGTCGGGCGGGATCTCGGCCAGCTGGCGGTACAGCACGGCGATGAGGCCCAGGTACAGGGGGCTGCGAGCCCGCACTGCCTCCTCCGAGCGACACAGAAGAGCCACCAGCCGCTTCCAGTGCTCAAAGGCCTCATAGGCGTTACCGATGATGAAGCAGACAAAGGCGAACTGCAGCTCGCCTGCGGGACGAGGACAGGGGGACAGGCGGCGGGGGGGTTACCGATACTGTGCACTGACATTACCGGAGAatatcagggttgccaactctcacgtgACACTCACGCAAGTAATCTTATGGCAACTACATATTACTCTATTATAAATTAACAACACTGAAAGTGTCAGGGTAGTTTTCAAACCTTACAGACTATTTAGACGGTAATAAAACTCATGCCACTCaggtgaccaaagttggcaaccctagaATATCCCATATCGGTGACAATGTATTGGTTTTACacttgctttaaaaaaaaagataatacATGTAAAATGGCATGAAAAATGGGTGTTTGTTCGTGTCACAGCAAATTGCACGGTATATTCTCAACGGCAGATTGAGACCGGAGAAGAAAATGCGTTAATCGTAGAATTAATGGTGCTCATTAAACACAACACACTCTGTGTTTTAATTAAAAGcaattaaaaaatttaaatttagcGAGTAATTAAAACATTTGAGATTCATTCATCCGCTAAGTACATTGATTTAAACCTAAATCAAAGGATCGATGCGCTATAATTTACTCCATCCATGAAAATGAACCTTTTTACCGAAGCGGTGTATTACTGTAACCAGAAATTACCTGGTACGTAATGAGTTAAACGAGCAGCACGAACTGGGTTTGAGCCATAATCGGTCTCTGTGCAAAACGGCAGCACATGTAGGAAACTAGGATCTGCGGTACCTGCAGTCAAACGAAAAGGGCCCCATAAAATACATAACGCATTTGCAGCGCCGCCGTTAGGGCGCCCTCTGCCGACGGGGCTCacccaggacatgcagggggttATCTTTGTAGTTGGCCTCTAGTAGGCGCTCTAGCGCGTAGCTGCAGTCCATGCTAAACTGCGTAATCTGTGCCGGCGTGGCCCCCGGCGGGTACGTCTGCTTGGGGATGTGGGAGAAACGCAGCTCTGTGCCGGCCTGTTGCTTCATCCGGGGGAGCCGGTCCAGGCCCTCCTGCATGCTCTGGCACTCGGTGTCGTTGCGGGGCAGGTTATGCTCCTCCCGGTCCTTGGTGAGCGGGAGCCGCAGCTCCGGCACCACGTCACTGAAGGAGCAGACTCTGCCGCTGAGGGGCTGCAGGCCGCTGGCCACCTCGAAGGTCAGCCGGTCGGTCAGGGAGACCCACTTGCGCATGATCTCGTACGGGTATGGCCCCAGGAAGGGGTCCAGGTCCCGCAGGCCGGCCGCAACACGCCCCATCTCCTCCTCGTCGTCGGAAAACTTAAGGTCCTCCTCCTTGGCGTCCCAGTGGGCCAGCAGGACCTGACGAGGCTGCAGTGACAGGAAGAGCCCCATGCGAGGGCCTGTCTCTCCATCCTTCCAAACCGAGCTGTAGTGCAGGAAGTGGAGCCCGGGAGGGATCATCTTGACCCCTCGGAAACGCGGGCCGACCTGCCAGCTCTTGTAGTCGATGCCCAGCTCGGTGCCTTCGGGTACCCCCAGCAGCACCAGCGTGGCTCCTTCCTCAAACAACCGTCTTGCTAACTCCGGGTCCATGTCCCCCTCTGCCATGACTAACGATAAAGAACAGCGTTAAAGCCGCCAGCGTTTATCTACATACGGAAACACATGCTGCGGTGTTGCTCCTATTATCCCCCTTGTCCTTTTTCTCTCGATAGGGCACAATTTCACGAACTGCTGCTCTCAGACGAAGCGGATTTCTGTGGCGATTTACACGCCAACTAGACGGTTTTAAAAACACCGCAAAGCTGCCTATGCGTTTTAAAATATGCTACCAACATTTTGGGGGGGAAATACCGAACGCAAACATAATAAAAAAGGTTAAATCATCTTACCTTTGCTTCGTTGTAACACACCCTTAACTACGCGTTTCTGTTTATAGGTCCGTCTTTAATTTTTGTCCCCTATAAGAGGCAGACAACACCCAGCGTAGATTGGTTCCGAGCAGTCTGCAATACGGCTTCCTTTCCTAGGTTCAATATTATCTTCAAATTTCTTATTTTAGTTTAATCGCATGATTAATAAAGCACATTCTCCTTAGATGTTAATTGTTTAT
Encoded proteins:
- the aar2 gene encoding protein AAR2 homolog, with amino-acid sequence MAEGDMDPELARRLFEEGATLVLLGVPEGTELGIDYKSWQVGPRFRGVKMIPPGLHFLHYSSVWKDGETGPRMGLFLSLQPRQVLLAHWDAKEEDLKFSDDEEEMGRVAAGLRDLDPFLGPYPYEIMRKWVSLTDRLTFEVASGLQPLSGRVCSFSDVVPELRLPLTKDREEHNLPRNDTECQSMQEGLDRLPRMKQQAGTELRFSHIPKQTYPPGATPAQITQFSMDCSYALERLLEANYKDNPLHVLGELQFAFVCFIIGNAYEAFEHWKRLVALLCRSEEAVRARSPLYLGLIAVLYRQLAEIPPDFFVDIVSQQNFLTSTLQDFFQFTSGPEVDAVLRKRAEGFKAHLTKKFRWDFDVDLEDCAPVVVELPEGVVLD